GCGTTTCGACTCTGGGAAGAAATCGAGCGCGAGGAGCCGGGAATTCTCGGGCTGATCGCCCGCCGGCTCCAGCTATAAGCTGTTAGTCGTCAGTCCGTTCTGCGTCGCCGCCGTCGGCTGCGACGGGTTCGTCGCCGATACCGCGGATCGACGAGATGTTGCCGTAACCGATCCGGAGCAGCGCCAGCGCCAGCGCGAGCAGCGTCAGGTTAATGACGATCTGTCCGCCGCCGGCGATCCAGGTCCAGACCGTAGGGTCGCCCGACAGGAGCCGGCTGTACAGCACCTGGTAGAACGCGACCCACAGGAGGCCACACACCGTGATGAAGGCCATCAGGGCTAACGGAGCGCCGGTACTGTACAGCTGCTTGCTCCGGTCCCAGTTGGCGAGCCAGACAGTCCCGGTCAGCAGCGCGAGCGCGGCCAGCAGCTGGTTCGCGCCGCCGAACAGCAGCCACAGGTCCTCCCAACTCCCCGTGCCCAGCAGCACGAAGGCGAAGCCGACGACGAACGTCGTGTTGACGTAGCGGTTCGCGCCGTAGCCCTCGATCGCCGTCTCGGGCGTCCCGACGATCTCCTCGACCATGTACCGGCTCAGTCGAACGGCCGTGTCCATGCTCGTCAGGAGGAAGCTAGCAAGCACCAGCGCCATGAACGGCGCGCCGTAGGTCTCCGGAATGCCGAAGGCCGTGAGGATCACGCCCCCGCCGGTCGCGAAGTTCGGCAGCGCCGTCCCGATTCCGCCGGCGCCGGCGATGCCGGCGACGCCGATCGTACAGAGCGCGACGGCCGCGAGCAGCCCTTCGCCGAGCATGCCGCCGTACCCGATCAGGCGCGCGTCGGTCTCCTTATCGAGTTGCTTCGCGGTGGTCCCCGAGGACACCAGCGAGTGGAACCCGCTGATCGTCCCGCAGGCGATCGTGATGAACAGCAGCGGGAACAGCGGCATCAACTCGTAGGCCGCGTTATCGCTGCCGAACAGCCCGTACCACGCGTCGATCTGGAACTCGAGCGGTTGGCTGGTGGTCGTGACGAACGTCCCGACGATCACGGCCAGCAGCGCGCCGCCCACGCCGGAGTACAGCAGGAACGACGAGAGGTAGTCGCGGGGCTGGAGCAGCATCCAGACCGGCAAGACGCTCGCGAGCCCGCCGTAGACGAGCATCACCAGCACCCACGCCCCGACGTTCGCGTTGAAGCCGAGTTCGGGGATGATCGACGGCGCAGTCTCGCCGAACAGCACGATCGTCTCGGTGTTGGTCACGTTGTCGAAGCCGCCGACCTCGCCGAACAGTGCGATCGGGTACTGGATGCCGACCCACACCGTCGCGAAGATGCCGGCGACGAACACGACCGTGCCGACGGAGAACGGCAGGTTCAGCTGGTACAGCCAGAACCCGAACACGAACGCGAGCCCCACGTAGAGGAGGCTCGCCGTCGCCGCCTGCGGATAGGCGTCGAACACGATCCCGATGACCAGCGCGAACACCGCGACGACGAGAATCGTCAGCAGGAACGCGAACCACAGCAGCATGTTCTTGCCGCGTTCCCCGACGTACTCGCCGATGATGTAGCCGATCGACTTCCCCTCGTGTCGCAGGCTGCTCGAGAGCGAGACGAAGTCGTGGACCGCGCCGATCAGCGGGTTCCCGATCGCGACCCACAGCAGCGCCGGAACCCAACCCCAGACCAGCGCGGCCGTGATCGGGCCGACGATCGGCGCCCCGCCCGCGATACTCGAATAGTGATGCCCCAGTAAGACCGGTTTCTTGGCCGGTACGTACTCCTGCCCGTCTTGGTACTTGTGTGCTGGCGTCTCTCGACTGTCGTCTAGGTCGACGAACTGCGAGAGGTAACGCCCGTACCCGATGTACGCGACGCTAAACAGTACCAGCACCAGTGCCACGATCCAGATCACTCCTGCCATGGTAGTATCTCCCGTGCGACCGATAGTGCGGGATGACCATAAATATAATTCATTGAGGTCCGATGAGACCGAGAATAATACCGGGTCAAGAGGCGGTTACCCGGCCGAAATACGAACTAACGGGGAACGGAACTCGCGTATAACTCAGTTCACTGAGACGTTAAGTTCCGCAGCAACCTCCTCGAGCAGGCTACCTCGAACCTCCTCGACGCGGGTTTCGATCGTCGCGACGACCGGCACGTCGAACTCCCGGTCGATCCGCTCGAGGCGATCGCGCTCGGTTTCGACGCGCTGGCGGAGGTACGTCGCGCCGCGCCCCTCCTCGTGGGACTCGGGTTCCGGCGTCAGTCGGTTGACGACGAGTCCCTCGACGGGGAGGTCGGCGTCGTGCAGTTGGGCGAGCGAGCGCTGGGTTTCCCGGATCGAAAGTTCGTCGGGATTCAACACGAGGTAGAACGACGACTGCTCGCGCAGCACCTCGCCGGCGAACTCGAACCGTTCCTTCCGCGCCTGCAGGCGTGCGAGGATCGGGTCGCCGTCCATCACGCGTCGGGGCGCCTGATTGCCGATCGCGGCCTTCTCGTAGAGGTCGATGCTGTGTTCGCGTTTATCCATCAGCCGGTCGATCCACCCTTGAAGCAGGTCCGGCAACGCGAGCAGCCGCAGGGTCGCCCCGGTCGGCGAGGTGTCGAATACGACCCGATCATAGGGGTCGGCGTTGCGCATCACCTCGATGAACCGATCGAACAGGGCCGCCTCGTACGCGCCGGGGGTCTGGTGGGCCATCTCGAGTTGCGCGTCGACCTCGTTGACCATCCCCGCACTCAGCTGGTCGTTTAGCTGGCGCTTGAGATCGGTGAGGTGCTCTTGGACCTCCTGATCCGGGTCGATCTCCATGGCGGAGAGCCCGTCGTACCCCTCGACCGGCTGCGGGTCGTCATCGAACGTCTGCTCGAAGACGTCGGCCGTGCTGTGGGCCGGGTCCGTCGACACGATCAGCGTCTCGAGTCCCGCCTCGACGCATTCGAGGGCGTAGGCGCTCGAGACGGTTGTCTTGCCGACGCCGCCCTTGCCGCCGACGAAGACGAACTCGGTCCCTGTACTATCATCGACCGCAGTCGCGTCCTCGGATCGGGTTGTCGTAGTAGACTCGCTCATATCAGAAGTGGTACTGGTGGCCCTTGCGTTCGATCAGCGACTGCCGATCCCACATCCGACGCTCCCAGGCCGCGTACTCCTCGCCGAGGTACGGCAGGAGTTCGGCCGTGTAGTAGGATACCGGCGACGGGATGCCGAAGGCATCGGGGAAACACGCGAGCATGAACGCGTCCTCGAGGTCCTCGGCCTCCTGTTCGATCTTCTCAGTGGCCGGATGGGCGATCATTCCGTGGTAGAGCCCGTGGAGCCACTCCTCGAGCGTCGCACGGAACGTGGCGATTCGATCGGCGAGTTCCATCATCAATCATGCGTGACGCTGCGGATAAAAAGATATCGCGTCCCGTGACGGCGAACGGCCCGTCGGCTCCCCTCACGACGGGACGGACCGCGAACCGATCCGGTCGAGCGTCGGTGGTCGCCGTACCTCAGGCGAACTCCGTGGCGATGTGGTCGAGGGCGCGCTCGAGTTCGCCCCTTCGTTTCCACGCAGCGATCCGGTCGGTAAACGGCAGCGAGACGGCGAGCGAGACGGTCGAGCGCAGCAGGACGCGCGTCCCCGAGCCTCCGTCGACTGGCTCAAGGTCGAGCCACGTCTCGAGGTGCGAAAACGGGCCGCCGTCGCCCTCCTGCGTGTAGTAGAGTTCGCTCTCGCGGTCTTCGAATCGGAGCGGGACCTGCAGTCCGGGACCGCCGGCGACGACGACCGTCGCGCCGTCGCGCTCGTGGACGGACTCGACGGTGAAACTCCCCTCTGCCTCGACGATCGTCGGCGGATCGAGCCGCGCCGACAGCTCTGCTGGCGAAGCGTCGACGACGCGCGACGCGGTGACCTCCCGCATACGGCCACGTTCGGGCTACGTGCCATAAACCTCGGTGGCGTGACAGCGGTGCCGGACACCGGCTTCGACGATCGCGGGAGTCGACAACGGGACCGAAGAAACCGGCGAGGGGAAACGGCTAAGTGGCGAACGGCCGCGTTTCCACGCATGGCATCCGACGGGGAACGGGACGGACTCCAGGAAGGACTCGAGTCGTCACAGGGCGATCCGCGGCTGCTGACTGCCCTCAACGCCGTCCTCTCGACGGCCTTTGCCGCGCTGGTTCTCTGGGGATTGGATTTCATCGGCGCCCGCGAGTTTACCCTCACGACGCTGGCGGTCGTCGCCGTCTGTCTCTTCGTGCTCACCTATACCGTCGTTCAGTCCTGAATCCGCCATTTCCCGGCGCTTCGCGACCGTTCGCTCGAGCACCTAGCACCTACGCTATCGCGGTCGCCGCGTCTCGAGCGAGGACTGTACGCCGAGGCGACAAGTACTCACCCGCGGACCCCGTCCCATGGGGTGATGGACGTTGATGGACGGACCATCGCCTCGTACCGCCCCACGAAACCCGGCCTCGCCGTGTTCGTCTCGGGGGTCACGAGCATGGGTATCGAGATTCTCGCGCTCCCGATCGTCGCCCCGCAGTACGGCAGCCACATCTACACCGTCGGCGGCATCCTCACGGTCTGTCTCGCCGCGCTGAGCCTCGGCTACTGGCAGGGTGGCAAGCGCGCCGCGAGC
This portion of the Halopiger aswanensis genome encodes:
- a CDS encoding carbon starvation CstA family protein; translation: MAGVIWIVALVLVLFSVAYIGYGRYLSQFVDLDDSRETPAHKYQDGQEYVPAKKPVLLGHHYSSIAGGAPIVGPITAALVWGWVPALLWVAIGNPLIGAVHDFVSLSSSLRHEGKSIGYIIGEYVGERGKNMLLWFAFLLTILVVAVFALVIGIVFDAYPQAATASLLYVGLAFVFGFWLYQLNLPFSVGTVVFVAGIFATVWVGIQYPIALFGEVGGFDNVTNTETIVLFGETAPSIIPELGFNANVGAWVLVMLVYGGLASVLPVWMLLQPRDYLSSFLLYSGVGGALLAVIVGTFVTTTSQPLEFQIDAWYGLFGSDNAAYELMPLFPLLFITIACGTISGFHSLVSSGTTAKQLDKETDARLIGYGGMLGEGLLAAVALCTIGVAGIAGAGGIGTALPNFATGGGVILTAFGIPETYGAPFMALVLASFLLTSMDTAVRLSRYMVEEIVGTPETAIEGYGANRYVNTTFVVGFAFVLLGTGSWEDLWLLFGGANQLLAALALLTGTVWLANWDRSKQLYSTGAPLALMAFITVCGLLWVAFYQVLYSRLLSGDPTVWTWIAGGGQIVINLTLLALALALLRIGYGNISSIRGIGDEPVAADGGDAERTDD
- a CDS encoding SRPBCC family protein, with protein sequence MREVTASRVVDASPAELSARLDPPTIVEAEGSFTVESVHERDGATVVVAGGPGLQVPLRFEDRESELYYTQEGDGGPFSHLETWLDLEPVDGGSGTRVLLRSTVSLAVSLPFTDRIAAWKRRGELERALDHIATEFA
- a CDS encoding ArsA family ATPase, which codes for MSESTTTTRSEDATAVDDSTGTEFVFVGGKGGVGKTTVSSAYALECVEAGLETLIVSTDPAHSTADVFEQTFDDDPQPVEGYDGLSAMEIDPDQEVQEHLTDLKRQLNDQLSAGMVNEVDAQLEMAHQTPGAYEAALFDRFIEVMRNADPYDRVVFDTSPTGATLRLLALPDLLQGWIDRLMDKREHSIDLYEKAAIGNQAPRRVMDGDPILARLQARKERFEFAGEVLREQSSFYLVLNPDELSIRETQRSLAQLHDADLPVEGLVVNRLTPEPESHEEGRGATYLRQRVETERDRLERIDREFDVPVVATIETRVEEVRGSLLEEVAAELNVSVN